A region of Procambarus clarkii isolate CNS0578487 chromosome 22, FALCON_Pclarkii_2.0, whole genome shotgun sequence DNA encodes the following proteins:
- the LOC138367521 gene encoding putative golgin subfamily A member 6-like protein 3: MREAEVRMREAEVRMREAEVRMREAEVRMREAEVRMREAEVRMREAEVRMREAEVRMREAEVRMREAEVRMKEAEVRMKEAEVRMKEAEVRIKEAEVRMKEAETDSLQTTRKCQELDKKFQEVFTSEQEVPAIRDGIDNQAPLEEFGITSGETNAKLSTTLADVATKLSHNFGGEKVAKFSPTFLVIATRATGAEKVNLPGNEGDFRINDASCVY; this comes from the exons ATGAGAGAAGCTGAGGTGAGGATGAGAGAAGCTGAGGTCAGGATGAGAGAAGCTGAGGTGAGGATGAGAGAAGCTGAGGTCAGGATGAGAGAAGCTGAGGTCAGGATGAGAGAAGCTGAGGTCAGGATGAGAGAAGCTGAGGTCAGGATGAGAGAAGCTGAGGTCAGGATGAGAGAAGCTGAGGTCAGGATGAGAGAAGCTGAGGTCAGGATGAAAGAAGCTGAGGTCAGGATGAAAGAAGCTGAGGTCAGGATGAAAGAAGCTGAGGTCAGGATAAAAGAAGCTGAGGTCAGGATGAAAGAAGCTGAG acagattcactacaaacgacaagaaagtgtcaggaactcgataagaaattccaggaggtcttcacatcagAGCAAGAAGTTCCAGCTATAAGAGACGGAATAGATAACCAGGCACCGctagaggagtttgggattaccagtggggag ACAAATGCCAAATTATCCACAACTTTGGCGGATGTAGCCACCAAATTAAGCCACAACTTTGGCGGAGAGAAAGTCGCCAAATTCAGTCCAACTTTCCTGGTCATTGCAACCCGAGCAACCGGCGCGGAAAAGGTTAATTTACCTGGAAATGAAGGAGATTTTAGAATTAATGATGCCTCGTGTGTGTACTAA